A window of Actinomadura rubteroloni contains these coding sequences:
- a CDS encoding primosomal protein N', whose translation MTSDGGGTGLIPGLHEVAARPDPTLPSGGKAAAPATRKARKGERSPAAELPVARVAVDVPLPHLDRPFDYLVPDKLDAQTVPGCRVRVRFAGRLVDGYVLERVAESGHDGRLLYLERVTSAEPVLATEIAALARAVADRYAGTMADVLRLAIPPRHARVEAEPPPEPREHEDPVTGPGPWAKYPAGPSFLTALREGRAPRAVWSALPGGDWPDAVARAVAAALAGGRGALVVVADGRDVARVDAALTAELGDGRHVALTADLGPTVRYRRWLAVRRGNVRAVVGTRATMFAPVEDLGLVVLWDDGDDVHAEPHAPYPHPREVLALRAHRTGAGALFGGFTRTTDATRLVETGWAHALAADRAQVRAVMPRVRPAGEDGELARDAAARTARLGELAFRTARAALADGPVLVQVPRRGYVPGLACGRCREAARCTACQGPLALASSHAAPSCRWCGRIAGDWHCPECGHFQVRAVAVGARRTAEEMGRAFPGVPVRTSGRDQILTDVGAEPALVVATPGAEPVAAGGYAAALLLDGRVLLARPDLRAGEEALRRWMNAAALVRPGGAVVVAADGALRPVQALVRWDPATYAELELAERREAGFPPAARMASLTASPAALRELLADARLPDGAEVLGPVPVEDGKERALVRVPPGAASALARALHAAAAVRSARRADEVVRIRIDPLELI comes from the coding sequence GTGACGAGCGACGGCGGGGGCACGGGCCTGATCCCGGGATTGCACGAGGTCGCCGCGCGGCCCGACCCGACCCTACCGTCCGGCGGCAAGGCGGCGGCGCCCGCGACGCGCAAGGCCCGCAAGGGGGAGCGGAGCCCGGCGGCCGAACTGCCGGTGGCGCGGGTCGCGGTGGACGTTCCGCTGCCGCATTTGGACCGCCCGTTCGACTACCTCGTCCCGGACAAGCTGGACGCCCAGACGGTGCCCGGCTGCCGTGTCCGCGTGCGGTTCGCGGGCCGGCTCGTGGACGGCTACGTGCTGGAACGCGTCGCCGAGAGCGGGCACGACGGGCGGCTGCTGTACCTGGAGCGCGTCACGTCCGCCGAGCCGGTGCTGGCGACGGAGATCGCGGCGCTGGCCCGCGCCGTCGCCGACCGGTACGCCGGGACGATGGCCGACGTGCTGCGCCTCGCGATCCCGCCCCGGCACGCCCGCGTGGAGGCCGAGCCGCCGCCCGAGCCGCGGGAGCACGAAGACCCCGTCACGGGCCCCGGCCCCTGGGCGAAATATCCGGCGGGCCCGTCTTTCCTCACGGCGCTCAGGGAGGGACGCGCGCCGAGGGCCGTCTGGTCGGCGCTGCCGGGCGGGGACTGGCCGGACGCGGTCGCGCGGGCGGTCGCGGCGGCGCTGGCGGGCGGACGCGGCGCCCTGGTCGTCGTCGCGGACGGCCGTGACGTCGCCCGCGTCGACGCCGCGCTCACCGCCGAACTGGGCGACGGACGCCACGTCGCGCTGACCGCCGATCTCGGCCCGACCGTCCGGTACCGGCGGTGGCTGGCGGTGCGGCGCGGGAACGTCCGCGCGGTCGTCGGCACCCGCGCGACGATGTTCGCGCCGGTCGAAGACCTCGGCCTGGTCGTGCTCTGGGACGACGGCGACGACGTCCACGCCGAGCCGCACGCCCCCTACCCGCACCCGCGCGAGGTCCTGGCCCTGCGGGCGCACCGGACGGGCGCGGGCGCGCTGTTCGGCGGCTTCACCCGCACCACCGACGCGACGCGGCTCGTGGAGACGGGCTGGGCGCACGCGCTCGCCGCCGACCGCGCGCAGGTCAGGGCGGTGATGCCGCGCGTAAGGCCCGCCGGGGAGGACGGCGAGCTGGCGCGCGACGCGGCGGCCCGCACCGCCCGGCTCGGCGAGCTGGCGTTCCGGACGGCCCGCGCCGCCCTCGCCGACGGCCCGGTGCTCGTCCAGGTCCCGCGACGCGGCTACGTGCCGGGCCTGGCGTGCGGACGGTGCCGGGAGGCGGCGCGCTGCACGGCGTGCCAGGGCCCGCTGGCGCTGGCGTCGTCGCACGCCGCGCCGTCGTGCCGCTGGTGCGGGCGCATCGCGGGGGACTGGCACTGCCCCGAGTGCGGGCACTTCCAGGTCCGCGCGGTCGCGGTCGGCGCGCGGCGGACGGCCGAGGAGATGGGCCGGGCGTTCCCCGGCGTCCCGGTGCGGACGTCGGGCCGCGACCAGATCCTCACCGACGTCGGCGCGGAACCGGCGCTGGTCGTCGCGACGCCGGGCGCCGAGCCGGTCGCGGCCGGCGGCTACGCGGCGGCGCTGCTGCTGGACGGCCGCGTCCTGCTCGCCCGTCCGGACCTGCGGGCGGGGGAGGAGGCGCTGCGGCGCTGGATGAACGCCGCCGCGCTGGTGCGGCCCGGCGGCGCGGTCGTCGTCGCGGCGGACGGGGCGCTGCGCCCGGTGCAGGCGCTCGTCCGGTGGGACCCGGCGACGTACGCCGAACTGGAGCTGGCCGAGCGGCGCGAGGCCGGGTTCCCGCCCGCCGCGCGGATGGCGTCGCTGACCGCGTCCCCGGCCGCGCTGCGCGAACTGCTCGCCGACGCGCGGCTGCCGGACGGCGCAGAGGTCCTCGGCCCGGTCCCGGTGGAGGACGGCAAGGAGCGCGCGCTCGTCCGGGTGCCGCCGGGGGCCGCGTCCGCGCTGGCCCGAGCGCTGCACGCGGCGGCGGCCGTCCGCAGCGCACGCCGCGCGGACGAGGTGGTCCGCATCCGAATCGACCCGCTCGAACTGATCTGA
- the coaBC gene encoding bifunctional phosphopantothenoylcysteine decarboxylase/phosphopantothenate--cysteine ligase CoaBC, producing MTPHDGAPAARPRVVLGVGAGIAAYKVCELLRRFTESGHDVTVVPTADALRFVGEPTWAALSGRPVATRVWDGVADVPHVRIGQTADLVFVAPATADLMARAAHGLADDLLTNTLLTARCPVVFAPAMHTEMWEHPATQANVATLRERGSIVVDPASGRLTGKDTGPGRLPDPEALFEVARRVLARGALPRDLDGRHVVVSAGGTREALDPVRFLGNRSSGLQGYTLARTAAARGARVTLVAANVALPDPAGVRVVAVESALELRDAVLSAADGTEGRSGSAGGGKADAVVMAAAVADFRPAGYRPSKIKKRDGAGPEPVELVQNPDVLAELGACPRAGQVIVGFAAETDDVLANGRAKLARKGCDLLVVNQVGPDLAFGRPDNAAVVLGADGSSVEVPRGPKEALADVVWDLVAARLGG from the coding sequence ATGACTCCGCACGACGGCGCGCCCGCCGCCCGGCCCCGCGTGGTGCTCGGCGTCGGCGCGGGCATCGCCGCCTACAAGGTCTGCGAGCTGCTGCGGCGGTTCACCGAGTCGGGGCACGACGTCACGGTCGTGCCCACCGCGGACGCGCTCCGGTTCGTCGGGGAGCCCACCTGGGCGGCGCTGTCGGGCCGTCCGGTCGCGACCCGCGTCTGGGACGGCGTCGCCGACGTGCCGCACGTGCGCATCGGCCAGACGGCCGATCTCGTGTTCGTCGCGCCCGCCACCGCGGACCTGATGGCCCGCGCGGCGCACGGGCTCGCCGACGACCTGCTCACCAACACGCTGCTCACCGCCCGCTGCCCGGTCGTGTTCGCGCCCGCGATGCACACCGAGATGTGGGAGCACCCGGCCACGCAGGCGAACGTCGCGACGCTGCGGGAACGCGGGTCGATCGTCGTGGACCCGGCGTCCGGCCGGCTCACCGGCAAGGACACCGGGCCCGGACGGCTGCCCGACCCCGAGGCGCTGTTCGAGGTCGCGCGCCGCGTGCTCGCGCGCGGGGCCCTTCCCCGGGATCTGGACGGGCGGCACGTCGTGGTCTCGGCGGGCGGGACGCGGGAGGCGCTGGACCCCGTCCGGTTCCTCGGCAACCGGTCGTCCGGGCTGCAGGGCTACACGCTCGCCCGGACGGCGGCGGCGCGCGGCGCGCGGGTGACGCTGGTCGCCGCGAACGTCGCCCTGCCCGACCCGGCCGGGGTGCGGGTCGTCGCGGTCGAGTCGGCGCTGGAGCTGCGCGACGCGGTGCTCTCGGCCGCCGACGGCACGGAAGGCCGGTCGGGGTCGGCCGGTGGAGGCAAGGCCGACGCGGTCGTGATGGCGGCGGCCGTGGCGGACTTCCGGCCCGCCGGGTACCGCCCGTCCAAGATCAAGAAGCGGGACGGGGCCGGGCCGGAACCGGTCGAGCTGGTGCAGAACCCCGACGTCCTCGCCGAACTCGGCGCCTGCCCGCGCGCCGGGCAGGTGATCGTCGGGTTCGCCGCCGAGACCGACGACGTCCTCGCCAACGGCCGCGCCAAGCTCGCCCGCAAGGGCTGCGACCTGCTCGTCGTCAACCAGGTCGGCCCGGACCTGGCGTTCGGGCGGCCCGACAACGCGGCCGTCGTGCTCGGCGCGGACGGCTCGTCGGTCGAGGTGCCGCGCGGCCCGAAGGAGGCGCTCGCCGACGTCGTCTGGGACCTCGTCGCCGCCCGTCTCGGCGGCTGA
- a CDS encoding NUDIX domain-containing protein gives MPDRVRAVLLTPTGTLLLMKRIKPGKAAYRVVIGGGIEPGDASPEDALHREIREETGGEAAVIRHLHTIERDGERQDFFLASIDAWSPAERTGPEFDRADGGQYLLEEIPATVQALDAVELLPEEFARVLRAAVERGELTRTR, from the coding sequence ATGCCCGACCGCGTGCGCGCCGTGCTACTCACCCCGACCGGCACGCTACTGCTGATGAAACGCATCAAGCCCGGCAAGGCCGCGTACCGGGTGGTCATCGGCGGCGGCATCGAGCCCGGCGACGCCTCTCCCGAAGACGCGCTCCACCGCGAGATCCGCGAGGAGACCGGCGGTGAAGCGGCGGTGATCCGCCACCTGCACACGATCGAACGCGACGGCGAACGGCAGGACTTCTTTCTCGCCTCGATCGACGCCTGGTCCCCCGCCGAGCGCACCGGGCCGGAGTTCGACCGCGCGGACGGCGGTCAATATCTGCTGGAGGAGATCCCGGCGACCGTCCAAGCCCTGGACGCAGTCGAACTACTCCCCGAAGAGTTCGCGCGTGTCCTCCGCGCGGCCGTCGAGCGCGGCGAACTGACCCGGACACGGTAG
- a CDS encoding MFS transporter: MTTAHIPERLDTTGPERPPRRPAWRRYADPRNPVTAATLLAAVLHLVWARWLAAEGGDLAAQAFWTHFAGDHPGSAYSLAWYGGIHPVSYSVLSPYVMSWFGIRTVATVAGTLSATLTALLLVRFRAPATRAASLWAAFAISCNAGSGRVTFGLGLVFALGAVLVAFTPRGRPVVRAASMFGLAVVATLASPVAGLFLMVVAAALFLTGRRRAGLAIAAGPPIVVGVTTVLFPFTGVQPIGLFSIVVPSITSVLALLLCAPRSWTLVRVGAGVYLTGIALTFAIPSPIGSNVERLSLLFGGMLLLCAVAATTRPSRLVVLSLAFVVTAGWMMVKPVDDIIHTRPAAATAGTVGGLRAELDRYGAARGRIEVVPLRSHWETSGLARNYTLARGWNRQVDAERHPIFYKDGALTPASYHAWLRQWAVRFVVLPEDETDWAAHEEADLVRAGQPYLREVYHDPYWRLYQVTDPVPLVELPSTVAWIHSDELAVDVPSRGSVLLRIVWSPWLGVSTDHGSGGGCLERDGTFIRLHAPGPGRYRVAAHYALPRGTPCPR; the protein is encoded by the coding sequence GTGACCACAGCACACATCCCCGAGCGCCTCGACACCACCGGCCCCGAGCGTCCCCCGCGCCGTCCGGCCTGGCGCCGCTACGCCGACCCCCGCAACCCGGTGACGGCCGCCACGCTGCTCGCCGCCGTCCTGCACCTGGTGTGGGCGCGGTGGCTGGCCGCCGAGGGCGGCGACCTCGCCGCCCAGGCGTTCTGGACGCACTTCGCGGGCGACCACCCCGGCTCCGCCTACAGCCTCGCCTGGTACGGCGGCATCCACCCCGTGTCCTACAGCGTGTTGTCGCCGTACGTGATGTCGTGGTTCGGCATCCGGACGGTCGCGACCGTCGCGGGCACCCTGTCGGCGACGCTGACCGCGCTGCTGCTCGTGCGGTTCCGCGCGCCCGCCACGCGCGCCGCGTCGCTCTGGGCCGCGTTCGCGATCTCCTGCAACGCCGGGTCCGGACGCGTCACGTTCGGCCTCGGCCTGGTGTTCGCGCTCGGCGCGGTGCTGGTCGCGTTCACGCCGCGCGGCCGTCCCGTCGTGCGCGCCGCCTCGATGTTCGGGCTCGCGGTGGTCGCGACGCTCGCGTCCCCGGTCGCCGGGCTGTTCCTCATGGTCGTCGCCGCCGCCTTGTTCCTCACCGGCCGCCGCCGCGCCGGCCTCGCCATCGCCGCCGGGCCGCCCATCGTCGTCGGCGTCACCACGGTGTTGTTCCCGTTCACCGGCGTGCAGCCGATCGGGCTGTTCTCGATCGTCGTGCCCTCGATCACGAGCGTCCTCGCGCTGCTGCTCTGCGCGCCCCGCTCATGGACGCTCGTCCGCGTCGGCGCGGGCGTCTACCTCACGGGCATCGCGCTGACGTTCGCGATCCCGTCGCCGATCGGCAGCAACGTGGAACGGCTGTCGCTGCTGTTCGGCGGGATGCTGCTGCTGTGCGCGGTCGCGGCGACGACCCGTCCGTCGCGGCTGGTGGTGCTGAGCCTCGCGTTCGTCGTCACCGCCGGCTGGATGATGGTGAAGCCGGTGGACGACATCATCCACACCCGTCCGGCCGCCGCCACCGCCGGAACCGTCGGCGGCCTGCGCGCCGAACTCGACCGCTACGGCGCCGCCCGGGGCCGCATCGAGGTCGTCCCGCTCCGCTCCCACTGGGAGACGTCGGGGCTGGCCCGGAACTACACGCTCGCGCGCGGCTGGAACCGCCAGGTGGACGCCGAACGCCACCCGATCTTCTACAAGGACGGCGCGCTCACCCCCGCGTCCTACCACGCGTGGCTGCGGCAGTGGGCCGTCCGCTTCGTCGTCCTGCCCGAGGACGAGACGGACTGGGCCGCGCACGAGGAGGCCGACCTCGTCCGCGCCGGCCAGCCCTACCTGCGCGAGGTCTACCACGACCCGTACTGGCGGCTCTACCAGGTAACGGACCCGGTGCCGCTGGTGGAACTCCCGTCGACGGTCGCCTGGATCCACTCCGACGAACTGGCCGTGGACGTCCCCTCGCGCGGCTCCGTGCTCCTGCGCATCGTCTGGTCCCCCTGGCTGGGCGTCTCCACCGACCACGGCTCCGGCGGCGGCTGCCTGGAACGCGACGGCACCTTCATCCGCCTGCACGCCCCCGGCCCCGGCCGCTACCGCGTCGCGGCCCACTACGCCCTCCCCCGCGGCACCCCCTGCCCCCGCTAG
- the gmk gene encoding guanylate kinase, with amino-acid sequence MTASEGFDVQAPSHRRLTVLSGPSGVGKSTVVAEIRRSHPEVWLSVSVTTRSPRPGEKHGVQYFFVDDAGFDRLVAEGELLEWAEFAGNRYGTPRGPVVERLTRGEPVLLEIDLQGARQVRATMPEARLVFLAPPSWDELVRRLTGRGTEPPDVIERRLAAARVELAAEKEFDLTLVNTSVRDVCAELLTLMVVHP; translated from the coding sequence ATGACTGCTTCGGAAGGCTTCGACGTGCAAGCTCCCTCCCACCGGCGGCTGACGGTCCTCTCCGGTCCGTCAGGCGTCGGGAAGAGCACGGTCGTCGCCGAGATCCGGCGTTCACATCCTGAGGTGTGGCTGTCGGTCTCGGTGACCACCCGGTCTCCCCGGCCGGGAGAAAAGCACGGTGTGCAGTACTTCTTCGTCGACGACGCCGGTTTCGACCGGCTCGTCGCCGAAGGGGAACTTCTTGAATGGGCCGAATTCGCCGGAAATCGCTATGGAACTCCGCGCGGTCCCGTCGTCGAACGCCTCACCCGGGGCGAGCCCGTCCTGCTGGAGATCGACCTCCAGGGCGCCCGCCAGGTCCGCGCCACCATGCCCGAGGCGCGTCTGGTCTTCCTCGCGCCGCCGAGCTGGGACGAACTCGTCCGCCGCCTCACCGGGCGCGGCACCGAGCCGCCGGACGTCATCGAACGCCGGCTCGCCGCCGCCCGCGTCGAACTCGCGGCCGAGAAGGAATTCGATCTCACGCTCGTCAACACGTCCGTCCGGGACGTGTGCGCCGAACTGCTAACCTTGATGGTTGTTCACCCTTAG
- the rpoZ gene encoding DNA-directed RNA polymerase subunit omega, whose product MAASNEGITNPSIDELLEVVDTKYGLVSIAAKRARQINAYYAQLGEGLLEYVGPLVETQVQEKPLSIALRETREGLLHAEPVEG is encoded by the coding sequence GTGGCAGCCAGCAACGAAGGCATCACCAACCCGTCGATCGACGAGCTGCTCGAAGTCGTCGACACCAAGTACGGCCTCGTGAGCATCGCGGCCAAGCGCGCCCGGCAGATCAACGCCTACTACGCCCAGCTCGGCGAGGGCCTGCTGGAGTACGTCGGGCCGCTGGTGGAGACCCAGGTCCAGGAGAAGCCGCTGTCGATCGCGCTCCGCGAGACGCGCGAGGGGCTCCTGCACGCCGAGCCCGTCGAGGGCTGA
- the def gene encoding peptide deformylase, giving the protein MAVKPIRIFGDPVLRTPADPVRDFDKELRQLVKDLTDTMIDAPGAGLAAPQLGVGLRVFTYYVDDVLGHVVNPTLDLSDEQETDDEGCLSLPGLSFPTPRSVRAVARGFNQHGEPITLEGTHLLARCVQHETDHLDGIIFIDRMDAEQRKAAMKAIREAEWFGDGPPVVKQSPHPTFGKAI; this is encoded by the coding sequence TTGGCCGTCAAGCCCATCCGCATCTTCGGCGACCCGGTGCTGCGCACTCCCGCCGATCCCGTCCGGGATTTCGACAAGGAGCTGCGGCAGCTCGTCAAGGACCTCACGGACACGATGATCGACGCGCCCGGCGCGGGCCTCGCGGCGCCGCAGCTCGGCGTGGGGCTGCGGGTGTTCACCTACTACGTCGACGACGTCCTCGGCCACGTCGTGAACCCCACGCTGGACCTGTCGGACGAGCAGGAGACCGACGACGAGGGCTGCCTCTCGCTGCCCGGCCTGTCGTTCCCGACGCCGCGTTCGGTGCGGGCCGTGGCGCGCGGGTTCAACCAGCACGGCGAGCCGATCACGCTGGAGGGCACGCACCTGCTCGCGCGGTGCGTGCAGCACGAGACCGACCACCTGGACGGGATCATCTTCATCGACCGGATGGACGCCGAGCAGCGCAAGGCCGCGATGAAGGCGATCCGCGAGGCCGAGTGGTTCGGGGACGGGCCGCCGGTCGTCAAGCAGTCCCCGCACCCCACGTTCGGGAAGGCCATCTGA
- a CDS encoding RsmB/NOP family class I SAM-dependent RNA methyltransferase, producing the protein MARDHRAHRARDSRRPGGPRRTGRPEDLVRRTAFDVIRAVETRDAYANLLLPARLRDRNLTGRDAALATELTYGTLRGRGTYDAVLALCSDRELRRIDAPLLDVLRLGAHQILATRIPPHAAVGTTVDLARSVTGPGGSKFANAVLRKVAARPLDAWLEIIAPADTDLTTRLSIAHSHPKWIVSALRDALGPDSGEIADLLAADNARPLVTLVARPGRATLAELTSAGAAPAPYSPYGAVLPEGDPASLPAVREGRAAVQDEASQLVAAALAAVPLDGPDARWLDICAGPGGKAGLLAALAASRDAHLLAADLQPHRATLVRRTVDARTAVIAADGTAPAWRPASFDRILLDAPCTGLGALRRRPEARWRRGPSAVAELGTTQRALLRSALDAVRPGGVVAYVTCSPHLAETRVVIDDILRERKDTKRLNAPAVLTDLAPSLTGIAVGEDAQFWPHRHGTDAMFLSLLTRS; encoded by the coding sequence ATGGCCCGTGACCACCGCGCCCACCGGGCCCGGGACAGCCGCCGTCCGGGCGGCCCGCGCCGCACCGGACGCCCCGAGGACCTCGTCCGGCGCACCGCGTTCGACGTGATCCGCGCCGTAGAGACCCGCGACGCGTACGCGAACCTGCTGCTGCCCGCGCGGCTGCGCGACCGGAACCTCACCGGCCGCGACGCCGCGCTCGCCACCGAGCTGACCTACGGGACGCTGCGCGGACGCGGCACCTACGACGCCGTCCTCGCCCTGTGCAGCGACCGCGAGCTGCGCCGCATCGACGCGCCGCTGCTGGACGTCCTGCGGCTCGGCGCGCACCAGATCCTCGCGACGCGGATCCCGCCGCACGCCGCCGTCGGCACCACCGTGGACCTGGCCCGCTCGGTGACCGGTCCGGGCGGCTCCAAGTTCGCGAACGCCGTCCTGCGCAAGGTCGCGGCCCGTCCGCTGGACGCGTGGCTGGAGATCATCGCCCCCGCCGACACCGACCTGACGACCCGGCTGTCCATCGCGCACAGCCACCCGAAGTGGATCGTGTCGGCGCTGCGCGACGCGCTCGGCCCGGACTCCGGCGAGATCGCCGACCTGCTCGCCGCCGACAACGCCCGTCCGCTGGTGACGCTGGTGGCCCGTCCGGGCCGCGCGACCCTCGCCGAGCTGACGTCGGCCGGCGCCGCACCCGCCCCCTACTCGCCCTACGGCGCCGTCCTCCCCGAAGGCGACCCGGCCTCCCTGCCCGCCGTCCGCGAAGGCCGCGCGGCCGTCCAGGACGAGGCGAGCCAACTGGTGGCCGCCGCCCTGGCCGCCGTCCCCCTGGACGGCCCGGACGCGCGCTGGCTCGACATTTGCGCCGGCCCCGGCGGCAAGGCCGGACTGTTGGCCGCACTAGCAGCGTCCCGCGACGCACACCTGCTGGCCGCCGACCTGCAACCCCACCGCGCCACTCTGGTCCGCCGCACGGTAGACGCCCGCACAGCCGTCATCGCCGCCGACGGCACCGCCCCGGCCTGGCGCCCCGCGTCCTTCGACCGCATCCTCCTGGACGCCCCCTGCACCGGCCTGGGCGCTCTCCGCCGCCGCCCCGAGGCCCGCTGGCGCCGTGGCCCGAGCGCGGTGGCCGAACTGGGCACCACCCAACGCGCCCTGCTCCGTTCAGCCCTGGACGCCGTCCGCCCCGGCGGAGTAGTCGCCTACGTGACCTGCTCCCCGCACCTCGCCGAAACCCGCGTGGTGATCGACGACATCCTCCGCGAGCGCAAGGACACCAAGCGCCTGAACGCCCCGGCCGTCCTCACCGACCTGGCACCGTCCCTCACCGGCATAGCCGTCGGCGAAGACGCGCAATTCTGGCCCCACCGCCACGGCACCGACGCGATGTTCCTCTCCCTCCTCACCCGCTCCTGA
- the fmt gene encoding methionyl-tRNA formyltransferase: protein MRLVFAGTPATAVPALEALLASGHEVAAVVTRPDAPAGRGRRLVASPVAERALDAGIEVLKPAKVRDPEFLDRLRELAPDCCPVVAYGALIPKSALDIPVHGWVNLHFSLLPAWRGAAPVQHAILHGDDVTGAATFQIEEGLDTGPVFGVLTEPIRPDDTSGALLDRLSIAGARLLADTMDGIEAGALEPRPQPAEGVSTAPKITPDDARVDWRTPARHVDRLVRACTPAPGAWTTFRDARLKLGPVRLVPDGPALAPGELLAGKKDVLVGTATHPVVLGEVRPEGKRLMNAADWARGIDVTGKDALH, encoded by the coding sequence GTGCGTCTCGTCTTCGCCGGAACGCCCGCCACCGCGGTGCCCGCTTTGGAGGCGCTGCTGGCGTCCGGGCACGAGGTCGCGGCGGTCGTGACCCGTCCCGACGCGCCCGCCGGACGGGGGCGGCGGCTCGTCGCGTCGCCCGTCGCCGAGCGGGCCCTGGACGCGGGGATCGAGGTGCTGAAGCCCGCCAAGGTCCGCGATCCGGAGTTCCTGGACAGGTTGCGTGAGCTTGCACCGGATTGCTGCCCGGTCGTGGCTTACGGGGCGTTGATCCCTAAATCCGCGCTGGACATTCCCGTTCACGGCTGGGTGAACCTGCACTTCTCGCTGTTGCCGGCGTGGCGCGGGGCGGCGCCCGTCCAGCACGCGATCCTGCACGGCGACGACGTCACCGGCGCCGCGACCTTCCAGATCGAGGAAGGGCTCGACACCGGGCCGGTGTTCGGCGTGCTGACCGAGCCGATCCGTCCGGACGACACGTCCGGGGCGCTGCTGGACCGGCTCTCGATCGCCGGCGCGCGGCTGCTCGCCGACACGATGGACGGCATCGAGGCCGGGGCGCTGGAACCGCGTCCGCAGCCCGCCGAGGGCGTCTCCACCGCCCCCAAGATCACCCCGGACGACGCGCGCGTCGACTGGCGCACCCCCGCCCGGCACGTGGACCGGCTCGTGCGCGCCTGCACGCCCGCGCCCGGCGCCTGGACGACGTTCCGGGACGCGCGGCTCAAGCTCGGCCCGGTCCGGCTCGTCCCGGACGGCCCCGCGCTCGCGCCCGGCGAGCTGCTGGCCGGGAAGAAGGACGTCCTCGTCGGCACCGCCACGCACCCCGTCGTGCTCGGCGAGGTCCGCCCCGAGGGCAAGCGCCTCATGAACGCCGCGGACTGGGCGCGCGGCATCGACGTGACCGGTAAGGACGCCCTGCACTGA
- the metK gene encoding methionine adenosyltransferase gives MSRRLFTSESVTEGHPDKIADQISDTLLDAMLKDDPRSRVAVETLITTGQVHVAGEVTTETYVDIPGVIREKILEIGYDSSKKGFDGHSCGVSVSIGAQSPDIAQGVDDAYETREGEGSDDLDRQGAGDQGLMFGYATNETPELMPLPITLAHRLAQRLSAVRKGGVVPYLRPDGKTQVTIEYDGARAVRLDTVVVSSQHAPDIDLKELLTPDIKEHVVDPVLAEFDIDSDGYRLLVNPTGRFEIGGPMGDAGLTGRKIIVDTYGGMARHGGGAFSGKDPSKVDRSAAYAMRWVAKNIVAAQLADRAEVQVAYAIGKAQPVGVFVETFGTEKLPVAKIQEAVLDVFDLRPAAIVRDLDLLRPIYSQTAAYGHFGRREPDFSWESTDRADALASAAGL, from the coding sequence GTGTCTCGCCGTCTGTTCACCTCCGAGTCCGTCACCGAGGGGCATCCGGACAAGATCGCTGACCAGATCAGCGACACGCTCCTGGACGCGATGCTCAAGGACGATCCGCGCAGCCGGGTCGCCGTCGAGACCCTGATCACCACGGGGCAGGTCCACGTCGCCGGTGAGGTCACCACCGAGACCTACGTGGACATTCCCGGCGTCATCCGGGAGAAGATCCTGGAGATCGGCTACGACTCGTCCAAGAAGGGCTTCGACGGGCACTCCTGCGGCGTGTCGGTGTCCATCGGCGCGCAGTCGCCCGACATCGCCCAGGGCGTGGACGACGCCTACGAGACCCGCGAGGGCGAGGGCTCCGACGACCTCGACCGTCAGGGCGCCGGCGACCAGGGCCTCATGTTCGGCTACGCCACCAACGAGACCCCCGAGCTGATGCCGCTGCCGATCACGCTGGCGCACCGGCTCGCGCAGCGCCTGTCGGCGGTCCGCAAGGGCGGCGTGGTTCCCTACCTGCGCCCCGACGGCAAGACCCAGGTCACGATCGAGTACGACGGCGCCCGCGCCGTCCGGCTCGACACCGTCGTGGTGTCCAGCCAGCACGCTCCCGACATCGACCTGAAGGAGCTGCTGACGCCGGACATCAAGGAGCACGTCGTCGACCCGGTCCTCGCCGAGTTCGACATCGACTCCGACGGCTACCGGCTGCTCGTCAACCCGACCGGCCGCTTCGAGATCGGCGGCCCGATGGGCGACGCCGGCCTCACCGGCCGCAAGATCATCGTGGACACCTACGGCGGCATGGCCCGCCACGGCGGCGGCGCCTTCTCCGGCAAGGACCCGTCCAAGGTGGACCGCTCCGCCGCCTACGCGATGCGCTGGGTCGCCAAGAACATCGTCGCGGCGCAGCTCGCCGACCGCGCCGAGGTCCAGGTCGCCTACGCGATCGGCAAGGCCCAGCCCGTCGGCGTCTTCGTCGAGACGTTCGGCACCGAGAAGCTGCCCGTCGCCAAGATCCAGGAAGCCGTCCTGGACGTGTTCGACCTGCGCCCGGCCGCGATCGTCCGCGACCTGGACCTGCTGCGTCCCATCTACTCCCAGACCGCCGCCTACGGCCACTTCGGCCGCCGTGAGCCCGACTTCTCGTGGGAGTCCACCGACCGCGCCGACGCCCTCGCGTCCGCCGCCGGTCTCTGA